Genomic DNA from Ilyobacter polytropus DSM 2926:
GGGCGTACATACAGAAAAAGAGAGGTTATGAAGCTATGGAGAAATTTTAAAACACTTCCTGGATGGACCTGTAACATATCCCTTGAAGAAGGCCTTAAAAGAGTCTCACATCCAAATAAATAAAATAGAAATTAAAGGTGATGAATATGGAAAAATTTGTTTTAGAGAAAGAATTAGCTAAAGATTTGAAATTGATTAAAATGACCTCTTTTAAAGATATGAGAGGGGAGTATATCAAAAGTTATAGCTATAGAGACCTTTCTTCTTTGGGGATAGACACTAAATTTTTGGAGGATAACTATCTTATATCAAAAAAAGGCAGTATAAGAGGCTTACATTATCAAAGAGATAACCCTGAAGCCAAATTGATACGTTGTCTCGAAGGAAGTATAATGGATATCGTTGTAGATCTACGGAAGGATTCTGATACTTATAAAAAGGTGTTTAAGATAAGGCTTTCTCGAGGGGATGATTTGCTTTTTTCAATTCCAGACGGATTTGCTCATGGATTTATAAGTTTGACTGATTCTACTGTACTGTACAAAAGTTCTAACTATTATTATCCAAAGGATCAGTATGGAGTTTCTATTTTTTCTTCAGAAATTGGTCTAGATAAGATATTAGAAGAAGAAAATATAGAAAATGTAATAGTAACTGAAAAAGATAAGTCACATGCAAAAATTAGAGATATATAGGGTAGATAAAAAGTATATGTTAAATTGGGGAACAAATATTTTTATTGTTTTTCTTTAAGGCGGGGATGATTATGGAAAGTGAAAGTTTAATAAGTGTAATAATACCTTTTTATAATATAGGAGATTACATAAAAAAGACTGTGCAAAGCCTGGAATCTCAAACTTATAAAAAATTTGAAGTCATATTTGTGAATGATGGTTCTACAGACAGGAGTTTAAAAATTTTGAAAGCAGAACTAAAAGAAGTAACTTTTGATTATAAGATTATAATTTTACCGGAAAACAAAGGTTTAAGTAATGCCCGAAATAGAGGGGTATCATCTTCAAAAGGGGAATAT
This window encodes:
- the rfbC gene encoding dTDP-4-dehydrorhamnose 3,5-epimerase; protein product: MEKFVLEKELAKDLKLIKMTSFKDMRGEYIKSYSYRDLSSLGIDTKFLEDNYLISKKGSIRGLHYQRDNPEAKLIRCLEGSIMDIVVDLRKDSDTYKKVFKIRLSRGDDLLFSIPDGFAHGFISLTDSTVLYKSSNYYYPKDQYGVSIFSSEIGLDKILEEENIENVIVTEKDKSHAKIRDI